A DNA window from Massilia putida contains the following coding sequences:
- a CDS encoding DNA-methyltransferase, with protein sequence MTAWLDQVFCEDALAGMARIPDGSIDLILTDPPYNLGKDYGNGSDQQSTEDYLAWTERWIDRALPKLKDNGSLYIFLTWRFAPEIFVMLKRRMTMMNEIIWDRRVPSMGGSTRSFSSVHDTIGFFVKRKDYYFDLDSVRIPYDAETKKARSRSIFVGAKWLEVGYNPKDLWSVSRLHREHAERVDHPTQKPLEIIERMVKASCPPGGVVLDPFMGSGTTALAAKRLGRHFTGFELNPAYCATIAERLSAPAQPVPKKRKGARAEVSTTATEGVNQE encoded by the coding sequence ATGACGGCCTGGCTCGATCAGGTCTTCTGCGAGGATGCGCTGGCCGGCATGGCGCGCATCCCCGACGGCAGCATCGACCTGATCCTGACGGACCCGCCGTATAATCTCGGCAAGGATTACGGCAACGGCTCGGACCAGCAGAGCACCGAGGATTACCTCGCCTGGACCGAGCGCTGGATCGACCGTGCGCTGCCGAAACTGAAAGACAACGGCAGCCTGTACATCTTTCTCACGTGGCGCTTCGCGCCCGAGATCTTCGTCATGCTCAAGCGGCGCATGACGATGATGAACGAGATCATCTGGGACCGCCGCGTCCCCTCGATGGGGGGCAGCACCAGGAGCTTTTCCTCGGTGCACGACACCATCGGCTTCTTCGTGAAGCGCAAGGATTATTATTTCGACTTGGACTCCGTACGTATCCCGTACGACGCCGAGACGAAGAAGGCGCGATCGCGCTCGATCTTCGTGGGCGCCAAGTGGCTGGAAGTGGGTTACAACCCCAAGGACTTGTGGAGCGTGTCGCGGCTGCATCGCGAACATGCGGAACGGGTCGACCATCCGACGCAGAAACCGCTCGAGATCATCGAGCGCATGGTCAAGGCGTCATGCCCGCCGGGCGGCGTCGTGCTCGACCCGTTCATGGGCAGCGGCACGACGGCGCTGGCCGCCAAACGCCTCGGCCGGCATTTCACCGGTTTCGAACTGAACCCCGCCTACTGCGCGACCATCGCGGAACGCTTGTCCGCCCCCGCGCAGCCGGTCCCGAAAAAACGCAAAGGCGCCCGCGCCGAAGTTTCCACCACCGCCACCGAAGGAGTGAACCAGGAATGA
- the hisD gene encoding histidinol dehydrogenase: protein MSITIRKLDSTAAGFQQTLNTLLAFEAETDDAIESAVAKILADVKARGDAAVLEYTNKFDRIPDGGAASMAALDVTQEELQAALDSLPESQRTALRTAAERIRVFHERQKQELNGFTYTEPDGTVLGQRVTPLDRVGIYVPGGKAAYPSSVLMNAIPAQVAGVKEIVMVVPTPDGVKNRMVLAAAAIAGVTRVITIGGAQAVGALAYGTATIPPVDKIVGPGNAYVAAAKRRVFGTVGIDMIAGPSEILVLCDGTTDPDWVAMDLFSQAEHDELAQAILLCPDAQYIAQVEASIHKLLPTMPRKDTIATSLTDRGALIKVRDMDEACAISNAIAAEHLEISAENPQQWADKIRHAGAMFLGRFSSESLGDYCCGPNHVLPTSRTARFSSPLGVYDFQKRSSILFVSEAGAQTLGRVAAELAYGEGLQAHARSAELRIQPES from the coding sequence ATGTCCATCACGATCCGCAAACTCGATTCCACCGCCGCCGGCTTCCAGCAGACCCTTAACACGCTGCTCGCGTTCGAAGCCGAGACCGACGACGCCATCGAATCGGCCGTCGCCAAGATCCTCGCCGACGTGAAGGCGCGCGGCGACGCCGCCGTGCTGGAATACACGAACAAATTCGATCGCATCCCGGACGGCGGCGCGGCCAGCATGGCTGCCCTCGACGTCACGCAGGAAGAATTGCAGGCCGCCCTGGATTCGCTGCCGGAGTCGCAACGCACCGCGCTGCGCACGGCCGCGGAACGCATCCGCGTGTTCCATGAGCGCCAGAAGCAGGAGCTGAACGGTTTTACGTACACGGAGCCCGACGGCACGGTGCTCGGCCAGCGCGTCACGCCGCTGGACCGCGTGGGCATCTATGTGCCGGGCGGCAAGGCCGCGTATCCGTCGTCGGTGCTGATGAACGCGATTCCCGCGCAAGTGGCCGGCGTGAAGGAAATCGTGATGGTCGTGCCGACGCCGGATGGCGTCAAGAACCGCATGGTGCTCGCGGCCGCCGCGATCGCCGGCGTCACGCGCGTGATCACGATCGGCGGCGCACAGGCCGTCGGCGCGCTCGCCTACGGCACGGCGACCATTCCGCCGGTGGATAAGATCGTCGGTCCGGGCAATGCCTATGTCGCCGCCGCCAAGCGCCGCGTGTTCGGCACGGTCGGCATCGACATGATCGCGGGCCCGTCGGAAATCCTCGTGCTGTGCGACGGCACGACCGACCCGGACTGGGTCGCGATGGACCTGTTCTCGCAGGCCGAGCACGACGAGCTGGCGCAAGCGATCCTGCTGTGCCCCGATGCGCAGTACATCGCGCAAGTCGAGGCGAGCATTCATAAACTGCTGCCGACGATGCCGCGCAAGGACACCATCGCCACGTCGCTGACGGACCGCGGCGCGCTGATCAAGGTGCGCGACATGGATGAAGCGTGCGCGATCTCGAACGCCATCGCGGCCGAGCACCTGGAGATCTCGGCCGAGAATCCGCAGCAGTGGGCCGACAAGATCCGCCACGCGGGTGCGATGTTCCTGGGCCGCTTCTCGTCCGAGTCGCTGGGCGACTACTGCTGCGGCCCGAACCACGTGCTGCCGACGTCGCGCACGGCGCGTTTCTCGTCGCCGCTGGGCGTGTATGATTTCCAGAAGCGCTCGTCGATCCTGTTCGTGTCCGAGGCCGGCGCGCAAACGCTGGGCCGTGTCGCGGCCGAACTGGCGTACGGCGAAGGCCTGCAGGCGCACGCGCGCAGCGCAGAACTCAGGATTCAACCGGAATCATGA
- the hisH gene encoding imidazole glycerol phosphate synthase subunit HisH: MTNKIVVIDGVGNLRSVAQALRAVAPEADVQISNDPAVIDAADRVVLPGQGAMRDCMQSLRESGAEEALLRATKTRPVMGVCVGEQMLFDMSEEGDAPGLGLLPGKVVRFRLDGKLQADGSRFKVPQMGWNRVRQSRAHPLWNGVADNSFFYFVHSYFAVPENAAHTIGETDYGAPYCCAVAMDNIVATQFHPEKSAAAGLQLYKNFVHWNP, translated from the coding sequence ATGACGAACAAGATTGTTGTAATCGATGGCGTGGGCAATCTGCGCTCGGTGGCACAGGCCCTGCGCGCCGTCGCGCCCGAGGCCGACGTGCAGATTTCCAACGACCCGGCCGTGATCGACGCGGCCGACCGCGTCGTGCTGCCGGGCCAGGGCGCGATGCGCGACTGCATGCAGAGCCTGCGCGAGTCCGGCGCCGAGGAAGCGCTGCTGCGCGCCACCAAGACCCGTCCCGTGATGGGCGTGTGCGTGGGCGAGCAGATGCTGTTCGACATGAGCGAGGAGGGCGACGCCCCCGGCCTGGGCCTGCTGCCCGGCAAGGTGGTGCGTTTCCGGCTCGACGGCAAGCTGCAGGCCGACGGCTCGCGCTTCAAGGTACCGCAGATGGGCTGGAACCGCGTGCGCCAGTCGCGCGCCCACCCGCTGTGGAATGGCGTGGCGGACAACAGCTTCTTCTATTTCGTGCACAGTTATTTCGCGGTGCCGGAAAACGCCGCGCACACGATCGGCGAGACCGACTACGGCGCGCCGTACTGCTGTGCCGTCGCGATGGACAATATCGTCGCCACCCAGTTTCACCCCGAGAAAAGTGCCGCTGCTGGTTTGCAACTGTACAAGAACTTCGTTCACTGGAATCCGTAA
- the hisB gene encoding imidazoleglycerol-phosphate dehydratase HisB — MTRTAEITRNTSETQIRVALNLDGTGRQKLNTGVPFLDHMLDQIARHGLIDLEVEAVGDLHIDDHHTVEDTGITLGMAVAKAIGDKKGIRRYGHAYVPLDEALSRVVIDFSGRPGLEWHVPFTRATIGRFDVDLTIEFFRGFVNHAGVTLHVDNLRGVNAHHQCETVFKAFGRALRMAAELDARAAGTIPSTKGSL; from the coding sequence ATGACCCGCACCGCAGAAATCACGCGCAATACGAGCGAGACGCAAATTCGCGTCGCGCTCAACCTGGACGGCACCGGCCGCCAGAAACTCAATACCGGGGTGCCGTTCCTGGACCACATGCTGGACCAGATCGCCCGCCATGGCCTGATCGACCTGGAAGTCGAGGCCGTCGGCGACCTGCACATCGACGACCACCACACCGTCGAGGACACCGGCATCACGCTGGGCATGGCTGTCGCCAAGGCCATCGGCGACAAGAAAGGCATCCGCCGCTACGGCCATGCCTACGTGCCGCTGGACGAGGCGCTGTCGCGCGTCGTGATCGACTTTTCCGGCCGTCCGGGCCTGGAATGGCATGTGCCGTTCACCCGCGCGACGATCGGCCGTTTCGACGTCGACCTGACCATCGAATTCTTCCGCGGGTTCGTGAACCACGCCGGTGTCACGCTGCACGTCGACAACCTGCGCGGCGTGAACGCGCACCACCAGTGCGAGACCGTCTTCAAAGCCTTCGGCCGCGCGCTGCGCATGGCCGCCGAGCTGGATGCGCGGGCCGCGGGCACGATCCCGTCGACCAAGGGCAGCCTGTAA
- the hisC gene encoding histidinol-phosphate transaminase: protein MTSIDNLIANTIREDVRAGHIYNVPDSSGYIKLDAMENPYQLPDPLRAELAQRLADAVLNRYPLASYSTLKDKIRTTLGVPAGYDVILGNGSDEIISILCTACSRQDKRAIVLAPSPAFVMFQRSAQFAGMDYVGVPLKADFSLDRPAMLAAIAEHKPALVFLAYPNNPTGNLYDEADMVAIIEALGETGIAVVDEAYQPFARTSFMDKLPRYPNLVVMRTLSKLGLAGIRLGYLAAAPALLQQFDKVRPPYNVNVLTQVAAEFALDHLDVLDEQAARLNEARTELAAALAALPGVTVFPSSANFITFRVPDAERSCAKLFADRVLTKNLSKMHELLANCIRVTVSTPEENSVFLNALKASLQA, encoded by the coding sequence ATGACCAGCATCGACAACCTCATCGCCAACACGATCCGCGAAGACGTCCGTGCCGGCCATATCTACAACGTCCCGGATTCGAGCGGCTACATCAAGCTGGACGCGATGGAAAACCCGTACCAGCTGCCCGATCCGCTGCGCGCCGAACTGGCCCAGCGCCTGGCGGACGCCGTCCTGAACCGCTATCCGCTGGCGTCGTACAGCACGCTGAAGGACAAGATCCGCACGACGCTGGGCGTGCCGGCCGGTTACGACGTCATCCTCGGCAACGGTTCGGACGAGATCATCTCCATTCTGTGCACCGCCTGCTCGCGCCAGGACAAGCGCGCGATCGTGCTGGCGCCCAGCCCGGCGTTCGTCATGTTCCAGCGCTCCGCCCAGTTCGCGGGCATGGATTATGTCGGCGTCCCGCTGAAGGCCGACTTCTCGCTGGACCGCCCCGCCATGCTGGCCGCGATCGCCGAGCACAAGCCGGCGCTCGTGTTCCTGGCCTACCCGAACAACCCGACCGGCAACCTGTACGACGAAGCCGACATGGTCGCCATCATCGAAGCGCTGGGAGAAACGGGCATCGCCGTCGTGGACGAGGCCTATCAGCCGTTCGCGCGCACGAGCTTCATGGACAAGCTGCCGCGCTATCCGAACCTCGTCGTGATGCGCACGCTGTCGAAGCTGGGCCTGGCCGGCATCCGCCTCGGTTATCTCGCCGCCGCGCCCGCGTTGCTGCAGCAGTTCGACAAGGTGCGGCCGCCGTACAATGTCAACGTATTGACCCAGGTGGCGGCGGAATTCGCCCTCGACCACCTGGACGTGCTGGACGAGCAGGCCGCCCGCCTCAACGAGGCGCGTACGGAACTGGCTGCCGCGCTGGCCGCGCTGCCGGGCGTGACTGTGTTCCCGTCGAGCGCGAATTTCATCACCTTCCGCGTGCCGGATGCGGAGCGAAGCTGCGCTAAACTGTTCGCAGATCGGGTGCTGACCAAGAATTTGAGTAAAATGCATGAATTGCTGGCCAATTGCATCCGTGTTACGGTCAGCACTCCGGAAGAAAATTCCGTATTCCTGAATGCCCTGAAGGCTTCGCTGCAAGCCTGA